The Mobula birostris isolate sMobBir1 chromosome 1, sMobBir1.hap1, whole genome shotgun sequence genome contains a region encoding:
- the LOC140204676 gene encoding homeobox protein SIX4-like: MSSASSEVTSTLEVKEENGSLQPKINVLGSPATLEPEVNALSASPEITEQVPVELLSNPASALTFSPEQVACVCEALQQGGNLDRLAQFLWSLPPSDLLRGNESILKARALVAFHQHRYKELYSILESHNFDASCHTSLQDLWYKARYTEAEKVRGRPLGAVDKYRLRRKFPLPRTIWDGEERVYCFKEKSRNALKELYKQNRYPSPAEKRNLAKITGLSLTQVSNWFKNRRQRDRNPSETQSKSESDGNHSTEDESTKGQDDMSPRPLSNPSEGMNQSNIHIHPEGMCMHHIGELKPSQSSSGILLNGNLVTSNGSPVFYNGGSFIQGPTGVLVNGLSLGNAQAISLSPVATTPSVLVNNISNGSVNGTEIKTENVHIVPSQEEAPSGSTEVNQGPTQVSQYSLVQLQNSENNIHLVNGNVGIPSLQLPSVSATSSQGNILITNTSEGGTFLSGTAASLQQGKVFLAATLPPNAVMCALPNSGQAVPPVKQETVDGGLIFSQLMSVNGNNQLNVNTSTGSQAVSALQTQSSPLVNTGLSHSLPLTTSNLLNTSNTLSFSLTVSLPLSTTASLNCDQHLPSTETNVVPVSMANNEYATLQNCNLLSHSGQETVTESNTGASDMRDKPRNPITEEAHVFSSGHVSVLHPPVKENYLVVLENKPSNHLTVMDSKSKYVVNDVVNNVCKELETEEKELAKLQNVPMDEDIGDL; this comes from the exons ATGTCTTCCGCTTCCAGCGAAGTCACCAGCACACTTGAGGTTAAAGAGGAGAACGGCAGCCTGCAGCCAAAGATCAATGTATTGGGCTCTCCAGCCACTCTGGAGCCTGAAGTAAATGCACTGTCTGCAAGCCCGGAGATTACCGAGCAGGTTCCCGTTGAACTTTTAAGCAACCCCGCGTCCGCTCTGACTTTCTCCCCGGAGCAAGTGGCGTGCGTGTGCGAGGCTCTGCAGCAAGGAGGGAACCTAGATCGCTTAGCCCAGTTTCTCTGGTCTCTGCCTCCCAGCGATCTGCTACGTGGCAACGAAAGCATCTTAAAAGCACGGGCTTTGGTGGCCTTCCACCAGCACAGATACAAAGAACTCTACAGCATTCTGGAAAGCCACAACTTCGACGCGTCGTGCCACACTTCGCTGCAGGACCTGTGGTACAAAGCCCGGTACACAGAAGCCGAGAAGGTCCGGGGCCGGCCTTTGGGGGCCGTGGACAAGTACAGACTGCGCAGGAAGTTCCCCTTGCCCCGCACCATATGGGACGGCGAGGAGAGGGTCTACTGCTTCAAGGAGAAGTCACGCAACGCGCTCAAGGAGCTGTACAAGCAGAATCGCTACCCTTCGCCAGCAGAGAAGCGCAACTTAGCAAAGATCACGGGGCTCTCTCTCACCCAGGTCAGCAACTGGTTCAAAAACAGGCGCCAGCGGGACCGAAACCCGTCGGAAACGCAGTCGAAAAG TGAGTCAGATGGTAATCACAGCACTGAGGATGAATCCACCAAGGGTCAAGATGACATGTCACCTCGGCCACTATCCAATCCATCTGAAGGAATGAACCAATCCAATATCCATATTCATCCAGAAGGCATGTGCATGCATCACATTGGGGAACTGAAGCCCTCCCAGAGTTCCTCTGGCATACTACTGAATGGAAACCTAGTAACTTCAAATGGATCTCCCGTTTTTTACAATGGAGGTTCTTTCATTCAAGGACCCACTGGCGTCCTTGTAAATGGCCTGTCATTAGGAAATGCCCAAGCAATAAGTTTAAGTCCAGTAGCAACCACTCCAAGTGTGCTGGTTAATAATATTTCAAATG GCTCTGTTAATGGCACAGAAATTAAAACTGAAAATGTACACATCGTTCCCTCTCAAGAAGAGGCACCTTCGGGTTCTACAGAAGTGAACCAAGGCCCGACGCAAGTAAGCCAGTACAGCCTTGTGCAGCTCCAGAACTCGGAGAATAATATCCACTTGGTTAATGGAAATGTTGGGATCCCTTCACTGCAGCTGCCTTCTGTCTCTGCTACTTCATCTCAAG GAAACATTTTGATAACAAATACATCTGAGGGAGGAACATTCCTCAGTGGCACTGCAGCCAGTCTTCAGCAAGGTAAGGTTTTCTTGGCTGCCACCCTCCCTCCAAATGCAGTGATGTGTGCATTACCTAATTCAGGACAGGCTGTACCTCCAGTCAAGCAAGAAACAGTGGATGGGGGCCTAATTTTTTCACAATTGATGTCTGTGAATGGAAATAATCAATTGAATGTTAATACTTCTACTGGGAGTCAAGCTGTTTCAGCACTACAAACTCAGTCGTCGCCTCTGGTAAACACAGGCCTTTCTCATAGCCTGCCTTTGACGACTTCAAATCTACTGAATACATCAAATACCTTAAGCTTCAGCCTCACAGTGAGTCTCCCACTGTCGACAACTGCATCTCTAAATTGTGATCAGCATTTGCCATCTACTGAAACAAATGTCGTTCCTGTGTCAATGGCCAACAACGAGTATGCTACACTCCAGAACTGCAATCTGCTCTCACACTCCGGCCAAGAGACTGTAACAGAATCTAATACTGGAGCTTCTGACATGCGGGATAAACCCAGAAACCCCATCACTGAGGAGGCACATGTATTCAGTAGTGGGCACGTGTCAGTACTTCACCCCCCTGTGAAAGAAAACTACTTGGTAGTCTTGGAGAACAAACCTAGTAACCACCTGACAGTGATGGACTCTAAATCCAAATACGTTGTAAATGATGTGGTTAATAATGTCTGCAAAGAATTAGAAACGGAAGAAAAAGAACTAG